GAAAAGGGGATAGAGTTGCTATTGCTTTACCTAAATCAGTAGAGTCATTGATTGCTGTAATGGCTGCTATTCAATTGGGTGCTGTTTATGTTCCTATTGATATTTCACAACCTGGATCTAGAGCTATTTATATAATTGATAATTGTCAGTGCAAGCTGGTGGTAACATCCTCGGAGTGGTTAAAAAAAGTTAATAAGGAAAGTAAATTAGATAACAGCTTAAAGTGGTTAGAAGTTTGTTACGAAAAATTATCAGTAAATCAACGAGAAAATTTTATAGTAAGTTGTAATGTAAATATTGTACCTGATGATTTGTTGTGTATTTTATATACATCAGGATCAACAGGAAATCCAAAAGGTGTTAAGATTACCCATCGCAACTTACTCAATTTCATTAACTGGGCACTTACTACCTTTAAGGTAAATGAACAAGATGTGTTTGCCTGGCATGCAAAACTTAATTTTGATATTTCAACATTTGATATTTTTGTATCGTTGGCCGTAGGGGCAAGTCTCGTTGTATTCGATGAGTTGGCGATGACTAATCCTTATGATTTAGCGGAAAAAATTAGTCAGCATAAGATAACAGTTTGGTATTCAGTACCCTCAATTTTACAATTAATGGTTAAAACAAATGTAATTCAATATTTTGACTGTCATTCATTAAGGTGGATATTATTTGCTGGGGAAGTTTTCCCTCCTAAGTCATTAAGACAGCTTACTATAGCGTTGCCACAAGCAAGTTTCTTTAATTTATATGGTCCTACTGAAACTAATGTTTGTACTTGTTTTTCTGTCAATGTAGAAGAGTTAGATGAAACAAAACCATTACCGATAGGTTTTTGTTTACCAAATGTTGTTGCAGAAGTCTATGATGAATGGGGAAATCGAATGGAAGAGGGAGAAAAAGGCGAGTTAGTGATTAGTGGCCCTTGTGTGACACCAGGATATTGGCAAATTAATGACCTTATTCATACCCGACGACATGCTAATAATTGTCACTATACAGGTGATTTGGTACATCAAATAGGTGGTTGTTTTTATTATCATGGTCGTCTGGATAATATGATAAAAATTAATGGTCATCGTGTTGAGTTAGAAGAAATTGAGCATGTGGTCAGTCAATTTGATGAAATAATCGAAGTAGCTGTTGTGGCACTTAATAAAGAAGAAACACTACAGTTAATTATTTGTTATAAGTCAGAATCTGACCCTATTGACTTAATTGTCTTAAAACAACACTGTGCTCAATATTTACCTAAATATATGATTCCCCATAAAGCAGTAAAAGTGAATCAAATACCTTTGAACCATAATGGAAAAATAGATAGACGTTGCCTGGTTACACTATTATCTCAGCCAGAACAAAGATCAGCAGCTACAACTATTGCTTTGGAGGTGTAATGGCTACTGAGCCTATTGCTATTGTTGGTATTGCTGGTTGCTACGCTGGTTACAGGAGCCTTCCTGAGTGGTGGCAGGCAATAGGAGTGACTACAAAACCAGATTCCTCACAATCTATTTTTAAATTATCGCCAGTTGATTTACCTGGGCTAATTAAGCAATTTCGAATTCCCCCTATCTATCTTAATACTTTACCTGATGTTTTATTGCGTGTATTAGCTGTAGTTGAGGATGCTATTTTGCATGCTGAAAAAGGAGGACCAATTGATACTCACTATAGTGATGTTTACTTTGCTGGGGGACAGCCATTTGCCAATGTATGTTTGAATGCCTTACGAATAAATGCAGTAGAATTTGCCGCAACATTACCGCCTGCAGAGCGTCATTTGTTTATGGAGGCAGTTGCAAGTTTGCCGACAAATTTTAACGATAAGTTGTACGAGTTGTCAGCATCTATTGCGAGTCAAATAGCAGCTCAGTTTAAGTTTCAAGGCCGGACAATTTCTTTTGATGGTAGTGATTTATCATCAATTTGGGCATTAGAGGCGGCGATTAATAATTTACGTGCGCATCAGACCAATTTAGCTTTAGTATGTGCAGGCCAACTATATGACTCACCTTTAATACCCAGTTTGTTGGCGCAGGCAAGATTAACTGATGATAACCAATTGAAATTAGGGGAGGGGATTGGGGCATTGGTGTTAATGCGTCAAAGTGATGCAATTAAACAACAGCGACCTATTTTAGCAGCATTAACAGGTATGAGTGTTTGGCAACAACCAGGGAAAGGTGTATTTCGATATAATGTACAACAGTCTCAACAAGTAAAAGTGATTAGGAGAGCTTTAGCACAAAGTGATAAGCTGTCACTAAAAGCAGTAAAGCATGTTCTGTTGAGTAGCATACCAGCTAATTGGCAAGAAGAGTCTCAGGTATTATCTACGATTTACCAACAATCCTTACAACCAGTTAGTTATGCATCAACTGTTGCATCAATTGGTCATACTTTTGCCTGTGCTCCCATAGCGGCAATCAGCTATGCTGTACAGGCAATGCAACATGAGCAATGGCCTGCCATCAATCCTTTGAAGAAAGATGCAGCAATGCAGTGGCAGAATGAGCCTGTTATGGCTGTGGGAATAAATACGATAGGTATTGGTGGTGCCTGCGCCCATTTACTATTGGAAGCCCATAAATCTGTTCAGTCAGTCTCTGTAGCAACCCCCAGCTTTTCTCCAATCGCTGTTGTGGGAGTAGGAGTTAATTTTGCCTTAGGTAACTCCATTGATCAATTTTGGCATAATAACTTGCAAGGTAAAAATACTTTGCAACCAGTAACGGAAGATACTTTAGATGGTAGTTTGTTAACTAAAGATGGACATTATGATGTTAATCGAAGTTATACGGCACTAGCTTCTCAAATTAAGCTACCCAATATGACGTGTCCTGTTGGTGTGTTACCCCATCGTTGGTTGGCACTGGACCCTGCCCAAAAGTTGGCAATTTGGTTGACTCAGCAAGCTGTTCAGGATTGGCAATCTAATCAAGCAGCTTTGAGTAAGAAAAAGCCTCATATGGGTGTTTATTGGGGCACTAACCAGATTAATCAAACAGCGCGGGAGCATGGTGCAAGTTGTTATAATCAATGGCAATTTTCAAAATTATTGGATCAACTAAAGGTTCCTAAGGCATTACAACAACAATGGCAACGTTGGCTTGTAAAACAATTAGGGGAATCAAACCAGTTTACTTTTGATAGCACTTTAGCTACCGGGATTGCATTAGCTACATTGCAGCTTTTTGATTTTGCAGGAAAGGCAACAGCTGTTCAAGCTGCTTGTGCATCCTCCTTAGCAGCACTTGAACTCGCTTGTCGAGCGTTACAGCAGGGAGAGATTGATGTGGCATTGGCTGGTGGGATAGAGTTAGGAGTAAATCGTTATGAGCTTGTTTTGTGTTCGAGAATGCAACTACTGTCTCCTAGTATCATTACTCCATTTGATGTTCAAGCCGATGGATTTTCAGTTGGTGAAGGTGGAGCATTATTTGTTTTAAAACGACTTGATGACAGTATTCGGGATGGTGATCGAATTTATGGCGTGATTCGGGGTATTGGTGCTTCTAATGATGCTGTTTCTATGATGGCTCCATCGGATCAAGGGCAGGCGCTAGCAATAGAAAGAGCATTTCGTCAGGTAGACTTTTTACCAAGTGAAGTTGAGTATATTGAAATGCATGGTACTGGAACGACTAAAGGCGACGTCATTGAAACCAGAGCATTGTCTAATAGTTATGGTGTTTATAAACGCCAAAGCCCACTTTATTTAGCTTCAGTAAAATCCATGATTGGTCATACCATGGCAGCAGCTGGTGCAGCAGGCTTTTTGCGAGCTTTATTGGCGGTTTATCATGGCACAATTCCTTTTACGATTAATATTTCTCAGCAGAACCCAGCCTTGGTATTAGCAGAAAATCTACAAGCTGTTATACCCACTCAGCCACGCCCTTGGCATAACTTGCAACTACCAAGAAGAGCCGGGGTAAATGCTTTTGGTACGGGAGGGATTAACTATCACTTGTTGGTTGAACAGTACCTATAAATAATTAATTATGTTCATAGGGAATAGTATTGATATGATTTCACAAGAACAAATAGAAACAGGCCAGGAAGTCTACTCTCCCAATATACTGAAAATATATGATATTTTAGTATTGAGTCTGTCAAATCGGTTTATCTGGAAAAGCAAGAAAAAACTAACTCAGGATTTTTTTAATGAGTCTGTAAGTGCTAATCATTTGGATGTTGGTGTTGGTACAGGTTATTTTTTAGATAATTGTCAATGGCAGCAAAAGCCTCGTATCGGGTTAATGGATTTAAATGAAAACTGTCTTCAAGAAGCCAAAAAACGACTAATACGCTATAATCCTGAGCTTTATTGTTGGGACGTGTTTCAGCCGATTGAATTAGAAAACAAGTTTGATAGTTGTAGTATGAACTTTCTCCTGCATTGTTTACCAGGCACTATGGAAGAAAAGCTAGCAATTATTGATAACTTGAAAGGTGCATTAAACCCTGGAAGCAGTATTTTTGGTACAACAGTGCTTTATGAGGGAGGGGATAAGTCTGCATTTGCTGAAAAATTATTGAGCTTTTATAACAAAAAAGGCATTTTTTCAAACTACGGTGACTCCTGGTCTGCAATGCAACGTTGTTTGCCAAAATTAGGTAAGGTGGAGCAGCTTAAAGTTAATGGTTGTGTCTGCTTTTTTAAACTGAGAGTTTAGTTTTACTAGCATTTAATGAAAAGGAGGAATTTATGGAACTATGGATTACCCTTGTTATTGTTATCGGTATTTTGTCAGTTTGTATAGTGGTAAGTGCTAAAAAATCTGCTGATATGCGTATGCCTTTTATTTGGGGGTTCAATACCTTGTTGCCTGTTGCACTGGTTTATTGTTATTTTGGTGAGGGTGACTGGCCTCATAAAGCATTAATCATCAGCTTTGTGGTGATTTACTTATTGAGGATGAACGTTGTACTCACTGCTTGGTATGAAAATACGGCTGCAGCAAAATTGAATGAAATAATTAATCCCGCAAAGTTTGCTGGGTTGTCAATATTACTGGTTAATATATTTGGTTGGATTTATTGTTTGCCTTTTTACTGGGCTGCAGATTTAGCTGGTCCTTTTTCTTATTTAGAATATTCAGCTGTAGCCGTTTATATTGTAGGAACGATTTGGCACTTTGGTAGTGATTATCAAAAGCGTAAATTTAAACAAGATCCAACTAATAAAGGAAAAATCATAAGTACTGGTTTTTGGAGATATTCGCGTCATCCTAATTATTTTGGTGATTTTTTGATATTTGTCAGTTTTGGTTTATTAGCTGGCAACTGGTGGGGAATAGTAGCACCATTAGCAAACTTGATGCAGTACCTCAGTGATGCCATCCCAAAAAGTGAAGCAATGGCTAAGAAACGCTATGGTAATGCCTGGCTAGAGTATCAGAGGAATGTTAAATGTTTTATTCCAGGAGTGTACTAGTGCTTCAACCAAAAAGTTCTTTCACTACTCAAGGCAACAGGTGATGCCTGTCTGCTTTGATATACAGGCTCATTCTTAGAGATACAGCATAAGTCAAGGTGAAAAAACTTTATTGTTAGACTACTAGTAGACTATGCGTAAAATAAGGTAGCAACTTCTTCTCTATTTATCTTCTGGCAGTGTTACTTTTTTTGAGGTCCACTGTGCCTGTAAAGAAATGCCTTGCCAGAAAATAAATAGCTTTACAGGTTGTTACCCAACTTTATGCATGTACCACTAGCCACAATATTGACTACTGTAAGGATATAAAAATGGATATAGAGTTTCATGAAATTATTCTCTATACACTGCCATCATTATTTCTTCCTCTTTTCTTTGACGCAGGCATTGACTATATAAAGAAGACACATAGATATCGGTTGAATGATACAATAACCAATTTATCTATCAGTTTAGCAAATTTAGGTGCTTCATTTATTATCCTTACTGCTGTACTTGCTGTGTATAGCTATACCTACAGTAATTTTTCCCAGTTTCAACTGAATCAAACAGAGTTATCAACCTGGTTATTAGCTTTTATACTTTATGATTTTTGTTATTACTGGAATCACAGATTACACCATAAAATAGGAATACTATGGGCAGATCACATAGTTCATCATTCTGGCGAGGAAATGAATTTTGGTGTATCTATTCGCCAGAGTTTTCTTACTGAGTTAACTATGTGGCCTTTGTTCTTATTAATGGCGCTTGTTGGTATTTCAATAGAAGTATTTTTGATTACCAGCTATATTCAGGCAACATGGGCATTTCTGATTCACACCAAATGTTTGAAAAATACTAGATGGCTAGACAATATCTTGAATACTCCTTCTTTACATCGAGTCCATCATGCGACTAACCAAATGTATATTGATAAAAACTTTGGTGGTATCCTAGTTGTCTGGGATCAAATTTTTGGAACATACCAGAATGAGCTGGCTGATAGCCCAGTTAAATACGGTATTATGGAGTCTTTTGCCAGTTTTAGTCCTGTCAGTATTAATCTTCAATATTATAAAGTTATATTGAAGAAAATAGCTTATAGCCATTCTATTAGTGAAATGCTTAAGTCTATATTTGCATCTCCAGGCTGGGTTCCCAAGGCAATTTCTGCCAAGAAATTTTATGCTGAGATTTCCAATTTATCAGCAAGGCAGCATGTATCCTCTCGTGGAGAGATTAGTGTAAATGCAAGAAAATCTTGTATTATACGGTTTATTTTAACATTAAGTGTATTTATATTGTTAATGTGGAACTTTGCATTACTGGGTTGGTGGCAGATAGCAAATCTAGCAGTGTTATTTTTCTGGTTATGTCATTATAATGGCCTTGCTTTTGACGGTGTTAAACTGACTTGGAAAATAGAGGCTATCAGTCAGTTTTTAATTATTCTTGTAGGGGGAGTCGTTGTTTATAATAACCAACCAGGACATTTATTAATATTGGTGTTAATAGCTTCCATTACTTCTTTAAGTTGCTATATTGTCTACCAGAATCCTCCCATTAAACCAGAAACGGATGCTTTAACAAAAGCGTTAGTTGAATAGTATTAGTTTATTATATAACAACGGCCCTTGATTCGAGTACTTCACCTGACAGCAATGATTTTAAGATTTATGTAGTCTGGTGAAGGTTAAACTCTGATTAAAAAAGCTATTTTTGTAATACTATTGATTAGTGATATAGATGTTTTTCATTAGAAAGACCGTTTGTAATGAAATAGATTTAATAATCGAAGTAAATATTAATCCATATTATATTGTTTTATTTAAGGATGCTATGCCTTAGTAGGTGATATCCGAATTATTTATTCAATTTATCTGTAGTGTTTTTTGTTTAGTAATAGTTGTGAAGTTGAATAAGGTTTAAATTTAATGCTTTACTAATGGCTTGCACTCGATTAACAACATCCAGTTTTTTGAAAATATTTGAAATATGGAACTTAACAGTTCTTTCAGATATAGCTAAAATTTTACTAATATCCCAAGTGGACTTGCCTTGGATAATCCAAAAAAGAATCTCCTGTTCTCTTTTGGTTAAACTAGGTGCATTATCTTGTTTTAAACATTGATCTCGTAAGTGAAAGAACAAATTGTTTAAGTGGGGCAAGGTATAATAAAGAATTCGTTCAACAGAATTATACTCTATGTTGTCCTGACAGCCTACAATGATCACGACTATTGAGTCATCCAGTTTATTAGAAGACTCTATAAAGTGTGCTCCTAATAAACCAAACTCTTTCATCAGTTCATTGGTTTTCAACGTACGGCAGCAGTCAGGTTTTGCTAATGTATTTTTTATAATTTTATGCTGGTTACTATTAATAATGGTTTTTTGTGGTACGATGGTGTTATTGTTGTGGTTGTAAATAAACCAAAATGGTGAACTTTTACCAATATGTTTGGTGTTTCTATCTGAATAGACAATAAATTCATCACACCGTGTAAGGGAAAGAAAATGACGGGTAATTTCTGAAAGATTATCAGAACCATTAATATTACGAATACAACTATTAATTAATTCAATGATTTCTATCAGGCTACTTTTTCGTAGGCGCTCACTCTTTCGGCTGGTACCCATTTTTCATCCTTGTGATATAATAAAATGGCCTTGCTTAATTAGATTTATTATCTGCAAGGCTATTATTGTTTTTTGGTTTTATGTTATTTGTTGTGTATTTATTTTTAACTATTTGTGACGGTTTTTATGTTGTTCTAGGTGTAGGTATAGTTTTGGTTGATTATTGTTATAGTAATGTTTTTCTGAATATGGTTGTCTTTTTTTGTTGAATAAGAGCTGTCCTGCAGTTTTTATGTAATATTATTTATGAATAAAATTCATAGTTTAATTAAACTGGCTTCAGATGGTGATAGATATAAAGTGTCCTGGAATGAATTTCCAGTCAAATAAATGACTGATAATTCATTTGTTTTACTGTCGTAATAATAGTTACTGTTTAATCTGAATGTACCTACTAATCTAAGAACAGGTTAGAATTTTCACCTGGATCTTTCTAACTCCTTCAGTATTTTTATCCCGTCAAAATTGTCCCAGGCCTGTTTAGCTAGGATCTGTCGAACTATTAGTATCTGGTAAAATATTCAGGTTAAATTTTCCAGGATTAGTTTTTGCATAAAAGAGTATTGTTGTAAAAAAATTGGCAGTTCCAAAGTATAAGATTTAAAACAAAAGGTATCCTGAGTAGATGGACAAAGCGGCAGTCGTTGAAGGTCTTAAAGGGGTAGGCCGCGGTAGTTTTGGGGTGCCGCTGCTGTTGTTAGCGCTGCTGGCGATGATGACATTGCCCGTTCCTCCCTTTATTTTGGATGTGCTCTTTACCTTTAATATCACCTTATCGTTAGTGGTTTTATTAGTTAGTGTTTATACCTTACGGCCATTGGATTTTGCGGTTTTTCCTACCATTTTACTCGTCGCTACTTTATTACGTTTAGCATTAAATGTTGCTTCTACTCGGGTGGTGTTACTTCGTGGTCATGAAGG
This genomic interval from Spartinivicinus ruber contains the following:
- a CDS encoding helix-turn-helix transcriptional regulator is translated as MGTSRKSERLRKSSLIEIIELINSCIRNINGSDNLSEITRHFLSLTRCDEFIVYSDRNTKHIGKSSPFWFIYNHNNNTIVPQKTIINSNQHKIIKNTLAKPDCCRTLKTNELMKEFGLLGAHFIESSNKLDDSIVVIIVGCQDNIEYNSVERILYYTLPHLNNLFFHLRDQCLKQDNAPSLTKREQEILFWIIQGKSTWDISKILAISERTVKFHISNIFKKLDVVNRVQAISKALNLNLIQLHNYY
- a CDS encoding sterol desaturase family protein; amino-acid sequence: MDIEFHEIILYTLPSLFLPLFFDAGIDYIKKTHRYRLNDTITNLSISLANLGASFIILTAVLAVYSYTYSNFSQFQLNQTELSTWLLAFILYDFCYYWNHRLHHKIGILWADHIVHHSGEEMNFGVSIRQSFLTELTMWPLFLLMALVGISIEVFLITSYIQATWAFLIHTKCLKNTRWLDNILNTPSLHRVHHATNQMYIDKNFGGILVVWDQIFGTYQNELADSPVKYGIMESFASFSPVSINLQYYKVILKKIAYSHSISEMLKSIFASPGWVPKAISAKKFYAEISNLSARQHVSSRGEISVNARKSCIIRFILTLSVFILLMWNFALLGWWQIANLAVLFFWLCHYNGLAFDGVKLTWKIEAISQFLIILVGGVVVYNNQPGHLLILVLIASITSLSCYIVYQNPPIKPETDALTKALVE
- a CDS encoding amino acid adenylation domain-containing protein, which produces MQNFTSLRDLVSIGINHNQQRPALISNGTKLNYQEYGQAINQMIVELQKNGLRKGDRVAIALPKSVESLIAVMAAIQLGAVYVPIDISQPGSRAIYIIDNCQCKLVVTSSEWLKKVNKESKLDNSLKWLEVCYEKLSVNQRENFIVSCNVNIVPDDLLCILYTSGSTGNPKGVKITHRNLLNFINWALTTFKVNEQDVFAWHAKLNFDISTFDIFVSLAVGASLVVFDELAMTNPYDLAEKISQHKITVWYSVPSILQLMVKTNVIQYFDCHSLRWILFAGEVFPPKSLRQLTIALPQASFFNLYGPTETNVCTCFSVNVEELDETKPLPIGFCLPNVVAEVYDEWGNRMEEGEKGELVISGPCVTPGYWQINDLIHTRRHANNCHYTGDLVHQIGGCFYYHGRLDNMIKINGHRVELEEIEHVVSQFDEIIEVAVVALNKEETLQLIICYKSESDPIDLIVLKQHCAQYLPKYMIPHKAVKVNQIPLNHNGKIDRRCLVTLLSQPEQRSAATTIALEV
- a CDS encoding class I SAM-dependent methyltransferase, translated to MISQEQIETGQEVYSPNILKIYDILVLSLSNRFIWKSKKKLTQDFFNESVSANHLDVGVGTGYFLDNCQWQQKPRIGLMDLNENCLQEAKKRLIRYNPELYCWDVFQPIELENKFDSCSMNFLLHCLPGTMEEKLAIIDNLKGALNPGSSIFGTTVLYEGGDKSAFAEKLLSFYNKKGIFSNYGDSWSAMQRCLPKLGKVEQLKVNGCVCFFKLRV
- a CDS encoding DUF1295 domain-containing protein, encoding MELWITLVIVIGILSVCIVVSAKKSADMRMPFIWGFNTLLPVALVYCYFGEGDWPHKALIISFVVIYLLRMNVVLTAWYENTAAAKLNEIINPAKFAGLSILLVNIFGWIYCLPFYWAADLAGPFSYLEYSAVAVYIVGTIWHFGSDYQKRKFKQDPTNKGKIISTGFWRYSRHPNYFGDFLIFVSFGLLAGNWWGIVAPLANLMQYLSDAIPKSEAMAKKRYGNAWLEYQRNVKCFIPGVY
- a CDS encoding polyketide synthase is translated as MATEPIAIVGIAGCYAGYRSLPEWWQAIGVTTKPDSSQSIFKLSPVDLPGLIKQFRIPPIYLNTLPDVLLRVLAVVEDAILHAEKGGPIDTHYSDVYFAGGQPFANVCLNALRINAVEFAATLPPAERHLFMEAVASLPTNFNDKLYELSASIASQIAAQFKFQGRTISFDGSDLSSIWALEAAINNLRAHQTNLALVCAGQLYDSPLIPSLLAQARLTDDNQLKLGEGIGALVLMRQSDAIKQQRPILAALTGMSVWQQPGKGVFRYNVQQSQQVKVIRRALAQSDKLSLKAVKHVLLSSIPANWQEESQVLSTIYQQSLQPVSYASTVASIGHTFACAPIAAISYAVQAMQHEQWPAINPLKKDAAMQWQNEPVMAVGINTIGIGGACAHLLLEAHKSVQSVSVATPSFSPIAVVGVGVNFALGNSIDQFWHNNLQGKNTLQPVTEDTLDGSLLTKDGHYDVNRSYTALASQIKLPNMTCPVGVLPHRWLALDPAQKLAIWLTQQAVQDWQSNQAALSKKKPHMGVYWGTNQINQTAREHGASCYNQWQFSKLLDQLKVPKALQQQWQRWLVKQLGESNQFTFDSTLATGIALATLQLFDFAGKATAVQAACASSLAALELACRALQQGEIDVALAGGIELGVNRYELVLCSRMQLLSPSIITPFDVQADGFSVGEGGALFVLKRLDDSIRDGDRIYGVIRGIGASNDAVSMMAPSDQGQALAIERAFRQVDFLPSEVEYIEMHGTGTTKGDVIETRALSNSYGVYKRQSPLYLASVKSMIGHTMAAAGAAGFLRALLAVYHGTIPFTINISQQNPALVLAENLQAVIPTQPRPWHNLQLPRRAGVNAFGTGGINYHLLVEQYL